The Magnolia sinica isolate HGM2019 chromosome 3, MsV1, whole genome shotgun sequence genome includes the window AGGGtaactcacctgatggacggcccgGATATCTATCAGGTGAGAAATGCGAAGCGATCTCAAGTCAGTGCACTTTTCTTGGCAATATGGTGTTCGTGTcacgatccaagccgttcatggGAAAGATCCACTATATATTTCCTAGGTCAAAAATAGGTCTGCATCTCATCTTTTAGACAAGCTTTCTAAACGGTGCTGCCTTCCTAACCTTACATATAGATTACTGGTCTTGGTCCGAGTCCTAGTCAAATCTAACTGTTTAGACCCGAGTCCACTTAGACCGGATCCCTATGCCATGGATCTGATGGTTGAGAAAATTTTATAGCCGGCTCAAGTAATCGGGTCGGATATGAAGCTCACTTCGAGTCCTTACCACTACCTCACGGAGCATATTACCAAATGACGCCTAGCttcaccatgatatatatttatatatacatagggCCAACGAAAAAAAATAAAGGCAAAtgcaaatctcacgtggaccaaataaacagtggtgattgaacacctaccattaaaaacttcttgaaggccATGAAAGTTCTGGATGAAGTTGTTATTTATGTTTTCAACGTTACTGCAGACTCTAGGAAGTTTTCTTCTATAGTAGGgattaatcactactgttttcttgtggtgtggtctatttaagattttgatttatttcatttttgggctcatctcctaaaataatatgaagaaatagatggacaaaatagataaaacacatatcatggtgggtccatagagcaccatcTATTTTCCACCTAGCTACTGGTAATGTCCGTTGATCATCCACAGGATGTGGATTCGGTACTATCTATTTTGatggtccacagtgatgtatgggttttatccacaccttacattttcatatcattttaggttataagcctaaaaataaagtagtTTAAAGCTCTTGAAggagattaaacatctaccattgattttttatttatttatttttaaattttttttttttttagaagttcTGAAACAAGATGGTATTTGCATTTTATCTTCACTCATGTCCGTCGCCTTGCAAACAAGTTCAAAGACAATTAACTATTATAGTGGATTCAAAGAAGGTGTAATCATGGGCATTGTTATCACCACTACTTCGAAaagagtggtccacttgaccctCAATCTTCCTCAATTTTGAGATTGTAAACTAAAACGATATGGCAAAGTACTCGAACAatgtagatgtaacacatacattgtggcaGACTCATTTTTGAGATTGTACACTAAAATAGTATGGTAAAGTAAATAAGCAGcgtggatataacccatacattgtggtggCCCTTAGAACCCATTCCTATTTGTAGCTAGGGATAGGCTGCATCATGCGCAACGACTATGAAGCTGCATAGTTGGTTGGTCAAAGATGACCATGCAAAGCATATTTGAAGGTTCTTCAATGGTGTCTTATTTGATTGAGTTATGTGCCGCTAGACCATGATCTGAATGGATTTGATGCATTGAGGTCTATGGATCCCTAACTATAAAGCCGACTATaatgcatgtgccttacatctgCACTTCTATCCACTTCTATTCATTTATTATATAAGAAATAAAGCAAATTAAAAAAACCGTGTGATTGAATACCCATGGCTAAAAACTTCATGGGAGccacctgaatgtttattttacatcaaacctattgataatgCCACATAGACTTAATGAGTAAATCATACAAatgtcatattgatccaaaactttaccGTCTGAGAGATGTTTTTAATGACCACTTACTACTGTTTCCGAtatcatggtccacctgatatttagatttatttcatttttaggattataccttaaaataagtttttaaaatggatggacaatgtagaaATAAGTGCATTCACCACATTGACCCCCACGGTCAGGATCCTATCCATGGATCCACCAAAGCTGGGCCATGCTGCTCTCATGGCATTGAGTAAGTATGTGTGGAAGTTGTTTAGTTTCAGTTACTTAGAATTTCTAGTACATTCAAATCACGCCACATCAGGTGCTCATATCCATTGAATCTGTCAAAAAAGCAGAGGGTCGGTAGAATTAATTATTTCGGTAGTtgctttgtgttttcccttttatttttttgtctttcgTGCCAGCTCCCCTCGGGGCCTGTTTCACCTGGATGGCAGAGGTGTCAGAGATCATCACAACCAACCTggtgaatggcccagatctctgaCACGTGTGCTATCCAATTTGGAAACCAACCAAGGTATACTGTGACCCAAATGAGGAGAAACGGTCTGATTTTTAGGCAAGGAGATCTGAGTAccacggcccacctgatgaagatACTGGATCCTgcacacgtgtgcatgcatgtgaATGTGCAGGGTTTCACACTCGTGTGGGCTTGGCAAGCTAGCGAAATGACAAGAGAACTGGCGCGAGTGACATGTAGGAAGGCCTCTCCGCACGGACACGGACTAGCTACCCACAGGTTGAGTTGCGAGATTGGCTACTGTAGTGACGTCACCCACTTCGGTTAGCCCCtcccttatgtatgtgttgtatccacaccgtccatcattttggaaagataattttaggatatgatccaaagaatgaggtagttcaaaagctcaagtggaccccaccatagaaaacagcggggattgaaagcctaccgttaaaaacttctcaggtgCATGGacgttttcgatcaagctgatatttttgtttttttttttaaaaaaaaaatttatttacctTTTTCCATATCTGTGTTAACATATTAACAGGTTGGGTctgaaataaacattatgatggccttaggaaggtttcaacggtagggatCAATGTCCCcccttttttctatggtggggtccaccagagatttggatctgcttcattctttgaactataaactaaaatgatctctccaaaacgatggacggtgtggatacaacacatacatcatggtggggcccacaaaacttgctgacgtcacttcagtagcgagattCGCTACTCACCCTgcgagtagctaatccgcgtcctctcCGCGCTGGTGCCAATCGTGGAATCCATGTGCGTAGGATGCATGACCGCATGGGCCCGATTTCCAAACTCggccacacgtgccatcaagCATACGGAAAGGGGAATACATGCCTGTTCTGTACTCCTTACATGTGGACACGTGCACGggatctgggccgtccatctgatGAACCCACATGGATGGACCAACATCTGGAAATTGAATAAATTAGATCAATCCACattgatgaaacattttaccaaaatATTTTCACTGCCCAGTCTGTCGAGCAATCCAGTCCACTCATTGAGTGGGACCACACTTGTTTGATTGAAACGGATGGTTGAAAAAAAACCAGTGGTTCCCATTTATCGTACACttgtggaccacctaatatatTGACGTTCTTGATTTGTTTACTCAGAATCTTTTCATGGTAGGTCTCACCTGACTAACGGACACGATCTCTCACTATGTGACACGTGGAACATGTGTGCCGAGACAGCTTTTCCATCTCACTCGCGCGACTCTCTACTACATAATTCATGGCGTGTCTCCCTGCACTGCTCATGCTCGGAACTCGAATCTCGTGTTTCGCTATATCCTCGAAATCTCGCCACCACCTACTATAGAATGAAAAAGCATTTAATGCTCTGATAGAACACTATAATCCATACACATGCTTAAATCtcttgtaaaataaaaaaaacataaggTCAATCCAAACTGTAAAATTCATGTCCCCACCTttttcataaattaaaaaaaataaaattatctaaaattctgcatttttaacatataataaaattttcatttaaaataatgaatggaatggattaaaTCAATCTAATCTGATGAAAATGTCACATAAAATGAGACCCACTATTTGATTGGTCTGGATTCAGCTTCAACACAACAATTGTGTTATGATGACTACTTTCATGAGTATGCTTACCAGTACTCTGCTAATTAATTACAGTCTTACAGATAATTTGATAATCCCACGTGAAACGGACCTGCCTTTCTCGCATCTCTTTCGATAAACTGacaaaagagtgagagagagtcgCCATTTTTTCCATCTCTCTTACTCATatttcaatataaaaaaaattcaattttatgTTTCCAACGGTTGTTTTTGTTGGAGTACAAATACAAAGTACACACTTGTAGTGTCTTTGAACTTGTTCTGCTTCTAAAACATGGATTATACCAATGAGAGAAGGTCagttaaaaaaaaagtttttatttttatttttatttttatagtattTGGGGtatttgattttggttttttGAGGGGAATATGAGGAaaaataagagatttttttttttaattttattttaatgttgGTTTTGTTTATTTGTGTGTGTTTTTGGTTGTGGGTGTGCATTTTACAAGGAAAATTGGTATTGGGTTTTAAcgatttcctttttttatttttttgggtggaGAATGTGATGTTTTGATGAAAATGGTTGATGGGTTTTGTTGGAATTATAAAttagactgtttttttttttttttgggttttggatcCAAATGGTAGatgggtttttgtttttgtttttattttctgattttagTAGGCATTTTTCCATTTTTGCCGGCTTTTTTTAGATTCTcaggtttaaaatataaaaaaaaaaacttcaattttattttcttctcaaGCACCAGATCTAgttctttcttttactttttttctcctcctttttttttttttttggtctaagTGAATGTTATTGATTCCTCATTGCTATTTGATTTGGGTTTTCTCACTTAAATACCATGCATTGTGTAGATTTATTTTTGTtaatgtatttgatgaaatgctgcATGCAACATTTCTTCCTAGGCCTGAATTTATTTCATATTTGTGCGTGTATGCTCGTCTTCTCATGTTGGATCTGAGATCTGATCATTGTGATTCTACATCTAACTGTGCGTTAGTTTCTGTCATTAATCAAGGTTGCATTTGGAAGTAAATCAAAATCCACATTGGGCTGAAGGTGTCGATGGGTCAATCATTTTGGGTGGTGTGGAAAATTAAACAGGATGCATTTTCGTGGCACATGGCAATTTTGGCCCATTTCatatgggtgtgtttggatgctccatTGGATTGAATTGTGATTAATCCAATTCTACATAGTGGAAATGATGACCATTTTAATTCACAAAGAATGACCCCAAAAGGAAATGCCATGTGTTTGGAGTTGGGCTTGAAACAGTCTGAATTGCTATCTGGGTAGCCACTCTTCATTGTAAAAATGTAGGGCTAGCCCCATTTAGGCCATTTCCATTTTTGTTGAATTGATTTATTGCAATTGGATTCCGtcgagcatccaaatgcagcccaaGTCATTGAATTGCAATGGCCCAATTCATGGAAAAGCTTTCCATTGATCCCTTTTACCTAACTACTTCCAGATGAGCCATGAGTCATGAGCATCTTTTGTTGTCGcatgttttcttctttctttggaCTTGTTCTTCGCCGTCAGTTTTACAATTCAGAATGCTAAGCAATGTAGAATCCACTGTTAATATCAATCAGTGAAATGGGTAGTGGCAGACTATGAAattgttttttgtgttttcttcttcctttagTATATTGTATTTACTTAAGTTTTACAACCTGAATCCTAGCAAAAAAATGATGATTCAGTTGTTAATATCCGTCAATAGAATAGGTAGTTGTGGGCCacagaaacttttcttttttaagttaaATCCTATCTTTTACTTCAACTTTACGATTTGTCCTCCATTCTTATATTGTATTTTTCTTTGGTTGATCATGCCTCTCAGTAGAAAGGGCAGTAGCGGGCAGTGAAAacatttttgtttgtttgtttgtttgtttttttttttttccgtgttTTCTCCCAACTGGTTTCCTGTCTTTAACTTCAATTTACAATGCGGAAAGATATGAAATGAAGACCTTGGTTTTCATTTTGTGCGTTTCTTCTTTAATCGAACATTGCCTTTTACTTCAAAGTTTTTTGATTCTGAAGTCAAAGAAATGAAGAATCTGGTTGTTATTTTCTCCCAGTGAAATAGGCAGCAGTGAGCAGTGGGGGTGGCAAGGTGATGATTATTATCTGCAAAGAGACCCCCCAAATCTAGGTATGTCATCTCAACAATTACTTTGTAATAGATTCTCGCACGGGTTTGCCTGTCTAAAATAAGTCTCTTTATAGGAACAGACATCTCTCCCTCCCTATGGGATGGTGTAAACCAGAACGAAGATGATCTTTTGCACTTGCTCGAAGAAACAACTCCAGTTAAAGCTTGTGCAGATTTTGATTACAATGTTACTGATAGTGGAGGTATGGTTTCTTGACCTTCTTGAACTGCTCTTGCTTGCTGGGGATGCATTTGGATTCACCATCGAATTGAATTGCAACAATTATTCAAATGAATTGGAGAAGATCAAATTGCAATTTCCTTTGATTGCATTCATACTGAGGATATatgggctccaaattgcaattacattaatTTCAACTTGGGTCTTGTAAGAAATTTGATGGTCACTTCCATATTATGAGTACTAGGAAATAtcattattttttgtaatttccttttgGTTAAATCAAAATTTGCAATTCAGtctacttgtgcatccaaacaaagcTTTTACATCCATGGAATTGTGTCACACTCTGCCCAATTATGTTTTTGAAAAGAGTGGAATTCAGAAAACGTGAAGGGATTGGAAGACTGCAGAGAGTCTTCACAATTAAAAAGACGGCGGATGCTACAGTTCAGCTCTCATGCCACAGATTCATTACTTTGCAATGAGCAGCTCCCATCCACATTTGTTACATTGAAGGTTGATGGCCTGCTACTTTCTTGAGGAAATCTTCTTTGGCAAGCTGGGTATTGAGTGTTCTTTTGGCCAGTAGTCATATCTCTTGCTTTCTCAAGCTTCTGTCTTGCATTCTGTGCTTAGGAGAGGGAGAACTCATTGATGGAGGATCAATTACCTGAAAATATGCAGTGGATCCCGAGTTTTTCCGGTTAGTCTCTTATCAAAGTTTGTTCTGCTTTCAGACCATGTTTTTATATGCATGCGGAAGCATGCATATATGTACGTACACATGCAAATATATGCATGCATATCGATGAAGTTTGCTCAAATGCATCCTGATGTATTACAATAAAATATATCGGGACTCTTAGCTATTAGATTTGGGCCTTTTTCAATGACACAAACTGTTTATTTGATAGGTATCTCCTTGAATGGGGGATGCCGAAAAAACTCTCAGATTGAACATTTCAACCTGTTGATTTCACAAAGATTATGGCGACTGTTCATGTTCAAAGCAAAAGACCCAAATTATCTAAGgattgaaataatccaattgagaGTGTTATCCACTGCCTTTCCACGTACAAAGTGATACTTatgatataaatggtttggatcattggaagatgacccaAATTCCAAGGCTAAAGCCCCGACGCATCATATTGCAATACGTCTGGATACGTAGATAgatacatacatgtatatattcattcAATCATCGATTCTAATTATATTGTCTGCATTAGATGAGGGATGCACCACTAGCAATGAGGGCCCTGATCCATCACCAGAGGGTTGGTTGGTAAATTGCTTTAATGACAACGAGATGCATGCGAGCTCTGAAGAAATGTATGCTTCGTTTGAGCTTTATCCttgaatttttaaaaaccttttccGCCTTAAATTGCTTCTGCAGTAGCCTAATTGTTTTGTTATGCGGGCCAACAGGAATTTCTCTGGGGTGTCTGATGATCAAGTTGACATTTCAGGTGTGAAGATGTATTGTATTGCTCATGCTTTTGGTTTTCTTTCCTTGGGATAAATGATCCAGCGCTATCACTTTATCTAGGTTAGTTATCAAGCACTCTACACCACAGACCATTCATCCGTTGGCTCCCCCTGCTGTGGATGGCCATACCACAAACATATCACTGGTCGGATGATCCTggccacatattgcattgtagaTGATTAGacatggatggatggaaaacCGGTCCAATCAATGGTCAGCATTTGATGGGCAAAAATCCTCTAATTGGTGGCTAGGATTGTCAAACTGTTGTGGTGTTTGGGTATAGAGTATCCACAGTAGGATTGaacaaatgaacggtgtagatctcGTATATTTCTGCAAAGTGTAGGGGCACAATTCTTGATAACTAACTTTTACATGAAAGTGTTTAGTAGTGGATCTCCTTTGGCATCTTCATATATCCTAACATGATAAAATCTTCAATTCTAGAATTCTGCAACATACCACCTGAAATGGAATCGGACGTGATACAAGAGTCTGTCACCCCAACTCCTCGTAGTCTTTTCAAAGGTATCTATTGTCCTATGTCCTATATTCAATCATTGTGTGGATCGTGTTCtctgaatttgtttttcctttctttcctttcctttccttttttttttctccctttcttctGTCACTCCTATTGCAAGCTTATTGAAGATCTTACAGTCATATCTGCTAGGAAAGCTTTCATGCGAACTCCAACAAAATTGGCTACTCCTGTTGCCTATCCGTTTGCCCTTGTCAAACCTTGTGGAGTGCAAGGAGACGTAACTTTAAAGGACATAAATCAGCGCATCCGAACCCCACCACCATCAAGGTCGAAGCACTTGAAGGATGAGGATGCTTCGCCTTCGTATCCCACTTCGGCCTTTTCTGGGAAGCCTGTGGTAATTAAAACTAAAATCTTCACTGAAGGGGGAAAGGGTAGCATTACAATCACGAGAACCAAAGGCTGAGTGGATAAGTTCTCCTCTTGTGGGtggtctctctctcctctctcatgtaCATCTTTTTGGTCTTGAGCTAGATTACAAGGGCGTCCCATCACTTCTTACGTGGTGACGACTCATCCACCATACAAGTGGCACTCGTGTACGGAAATCTAGACTCTGCAAATTGTGGGTCCTGTTGCAGATGGAAAATACTTCAAGAATTACACTTACTGGATGAtgttaaccatccaattggtgggcatgaaatggacagttaaaaagaaaattgtcagtggtccaaatcaatggttgatgtGGATTGTTAAGATCGTCTTATCAGTGTGGTTTTCATGGTATGCAACATCCATAGTGGGGACCATAATTTGGGGTCTGGATCGAATTGCACGTACGATATTTTGCTAAATGcacggtggatgagtcaccaccattcaaAATGAATGGTGGAAAATGCACATAGTAGTCTAGTCCTTTGAGTTGTGAAAGTTCTGCAGCATGATAGGTTGTGGCCAGCTAGTATGGAACTTCAATCCTGTTGTGTAGGATCCCCATGCAATGTTGGGGTTGTTGGTAGGAATTGCTTATGGAATTccttcatttcaaatgtttatgtTCTCTGATGGTTTTCTAAACGATGCAAAGCTTATGTTTTTAATACATTTTATGACCAAGAGGATCTTAACGTGTTAGATCCTCCTTTGGGCTTTGTTTCAAGGATTCACTCTTCACATGTGAAAGTCCTTTGGACTAGTTATTGCAATTTAATTCAAtgctgcatccaaacacaaccctaTTTTGTTATTTTTTCAGACTAATCTCTCCCTGAATTGCAGAAGCTTTACTTTTCTGCCTTGGTATGGGAATGCTGCTTTTATATGATGAGTTCACTATACTGATGACACTAGCATAGTCTTTTCTTTGAAATCGGTATATCCAAGTGCTAAATATTTCTGTACGGAGATTATTCAGCTCTTACATAACTAAGTTGGTTCAGAACTTTCTaagttttaacaatgaaaatagCTCAACTCCTTTTATTTTTCAAACCACCAGTAGCATGGTTCTGAATGTTGGTATCGACCGACGTATCACCCTGGCAGAAAAATGATATGATACGCCGTCGTGTATCGGTATCGTGGCCGTATTGGCCCATATCGGTGAGATTTTTTTAAGccaaagaattaaggaaaatatcaggaagaataataataagatattcaagaatcaatcttttttttttgttgtattttggacatgcatatgatggtgtatcagaccattctttgataagaatgtcaTCTGTTGGTTTCACCAGTCAACTAAATGGGctctaattgaacacaaatcaagcatgatttagtGAGGTAGGGCCcgttacattgaaatacaacaaaaagaagatgaaaatatcgAAAAGAAAGGGAAGGTTTGCCCTTCTTTCCAATTTTTCCCATAATCGTTAACTTCGCTTCGATTTGTTGAATCCCATTCAAATtgtttgttttgatcccaaaatagttatagatctagcctaaaatgattttttaaagcttcttccatggtttaatgaaaaaaagaagatgagatatgagtaaaattttgaagaaaaaattcaaattGGGTTTTTACGGGCATTGTCCTGTATTAACCGTATCGGCCTTGTATCAGTGCCGATAcaccccgtatcggccgatacaagttatttatttatttattttttgtatcgaGCCGATCCAGGTTaatttttttgtatca containing:
- the LOC131238809 gene encoding protein XRI1-like — its product is GTDISPSLWDGVNQNEDDLLHLLEETTPVKACADFDYNVTDSGEWNSENVKGLEDCRESSQLKRRRMLQFSSHATDSLLCNEQLPSTFVTLKERENSLMEDQLPENMQWIPSFSDEGCTTSNEGPDPSPEGWLVNCFNDNEMHASSEEMNFSGVSDDQVDISEFCNIPPEMESDVIQESVTPTPRSLFKVISARKAFMRTPTKLATPVAYPFALVKPCGVQGDVTLKDINQRIRTPPPSRSKHLKDEDASPSYPTSAFSGKPVVIKTKIFTEGGKGSITITRTKG